One Pangasianodon hypophthalmus isolate fPanHyp1 chromosome 7, fPanHyp1.pri, whole genome shotgun sequence genomic window, GCATGAGTAGTTCCTAATAGAACCCACATTTTCATTGTTTAGAGTGTAAATGTGTAGCGTTATATCATTCAAATACAGTGTTAACCAATGCTACAGATTTCACCCTACCTCTCACACTAacctgctttacctctgacccaGCATTCCCGCTGACGCCTTTGAGGTGAGCTGTCCAGAGCTTTCAGACCCAAATCCTCCCATGTTTGTGCTTGTTATTGAAGTTCAAACCCcagatgaaaatgaatgaagacGCTTCTCCTAAAGCATTGTGCCCCAAGCAAAGCAGCCTTTAACCATCTGCTTAACATTTTCAGGCGGCTCATGTAACAGCATTTGTAACTCCACAATGGTAGTTTAGATTTCTGAAAGGGTGCAACTGTAAATGACAGATGTGTTTCCAAAAAAGGCAGAAAACCAAATCAGCCATGTTGAATGAAGATCTACTGTACTGAATTCacactgtgttttaatgaaGACCTACAGTGTTCACTCTAATGCTGATTTGCTTCCAGCTGAACAGCTATCATTATTTGTAGGATGGCACTGAACGCACATTTTCAATACAATACCGATATCTGTTGTAAGCACGGGCTGATTTCTGTTCCTATTCCAGTTTTGTGATGTGAAACATCAGAGGCGTGATGGAGACAAGCTTTAAAGTGGATTGTTTCCTGTGTTCAATGCAACATCTGTATTGAGTTAGtcaacatttaataaaatacatctgATCCAGAGTTTCAGGCTGGTATCAGCTCCAAAACTGATGCTCAGTACTGGATTTGTGCATCCCAAATtattttctctctgattcaATCCTGAATTATCCATCTAGGTGTTAAATACTACTTCTCAAACTCTCTGCCTTTAACAATAACATTGTTTAAACTCTATTAAATCCTGACCAGCACCACACTGAGTAATGTAAAAGAGCTTCCGAGCCAGTAGGAAAGTGTCTTAATTTAACATGTTTTGATTCTTAATCTCTGAATATAATATGAGTTTTCTTTAATATCTGCATTTCTATGTCACCTGAAGATGCTGATTTATTAGGCTCCAAACCAAACCGCTGGATGTCATCAAACCTTTCACGTCTCACACTCACTCCCACTACCTTTAAttaggagtttacactttctcaGTGTTCCCTGAAGGTAGACACCTACAGTACGATCtatccctctctgtctctctccctctctcatgcTCGTTAATAAGCCTCATCCTTTCCTCCCCTCCggttctgggggaaaaaaaacacgatGCAAATTCTCTTAATTAGAGGTGTGCTACTAATTCTTGAGCGAAATGTGGAGTGAAGTGGATGTAAGAGTGATCTCATAGGTGTTGACAGGCCTGGAGCATGCATTTATGCTTAGGGATTCAGGAGGGAGAGGACTGACTCGGAGCAGcagtgctgcaggtgtgtgtggtgtgctgtgtgctctgctgagagtgtgttgtgtgtgctgaTCCGCAGGAGGGAAGAAGCATGTCTCGCCTCTCTTTGACCCGCTCTCCAGTGTCTCCTCTGGCTGCGCAGGGCATCCCTCTTCCTGCTCAGCTGACTAAAGCCAACGCCCCCGTCCACATCGATGTAGGAGGACACATGTACACCAGCAGCCTAGCTACACTCACAAAGTACCCAGACTCAAGGTAGGACGCTTTTATATTCTGTGATGGAAGTGAGTGTAAACTTAGAGAGAACCTGCTGCGCCAGATGTCATGGATTGCCTACGCAGATACATTTTGAATGCTTTTTCAGTGATTGGTTACAAAGGTTGAAGAAAACCAAGGTTTTTTGGTTCTTAAAGGAGTACTCCAGTGGTTTCGACCTAATCTCTATTTACTGcatctaatgtgtgtgtgtgtgtgtgtgtgtgtgtaagactaacatgaatttcaacacattttccTGTAGTgttgcagcaggtagcattgccacctcacagctccaggatccccagtttgatcctgagtttgaGCTTGCGTcctgtccacatgggtttcctaaTGGTTTCcaggtttcctctcacctctcaaAAACAAGCTAGTAGGTGGATTGCTAATGGAATTTGGcccaaaatgtgtgtgtgttgcaagaCACAGCCAGGGTGTACATCCGCATCACacatccactgtgaccctgagcaggataaagtgcttactgaagatgaatgaatgaatgaatgaatgaatgaacattcgTCTGATTGAATGAGTTATACATAATTAGAcgtaatttgcaaaaaaaaaagaaattgagtTCATGAAAACATTCTAgagaaatactgtattttaagtGAGTTTTACGAAAACAGGTTTATTTTGGTTCTTTTTTCATTGCAGGGAAACATGTTCAAATTCTTGTTTGTTGTAATCACATATAGACCACAGATGTGCTCGATAGAGATTGAGTTGTAAACCGCTTGTGTTCCTTTAATAACTGCAGCGCTGACATTAAacacatgtttatttaatgacaaATAAGCCAAATTTAAGAGCTCTTCCAACAGGATTTTATATGTGCTGTTGCAAGATTATATTTGAGGTTTGAAGTTTGGAGTAGATTTGAAGAGGTGGGTCTTAGTTTTGTCAAGTGAAGACCTCATGGTCCACTGCAGTTTTGCTGTAAACCAAAGCAGCAGTGCTGTGCAGGAGGATCAGAAATGCTTCTCTAAAATTCCACCCCCTCATTCGCATCCTCAGTATATTTGTCTCAGCATCTGCCCTCCCTCTGACTAACAGGGCTATTAGCAGAAATGCTGAACTCACTGAGACAAAAATCACTATTCCGTAGAAAAGCTGATGTGTGTTTAATGATGTCAAAGCTGTGTCATttgtacacaaataaaaaatggagaaaactgTACTGAACATAATCCTGCTTGAGAGGAAAGCTGAGGCCACGTCACGGCTGTCGTGCATCTCGTTGGTCGCAAGGAAACAGACGCTGCAGTGAAACTGGACCAGATTCAGATATTGTCCATATATTATTTTCtgaattgtgaaaaaaacagaaatctgtGTTAATCAGACAAATGAAAAGGAGCAGTGTTCCCACTTGTGGTGCTGTGAAATTCCTACCTGCTGCATCTCAACCTCAATCCTCAGAGGTCCTGCTGATAATTCACTCCCCCATGAGAGGCGGGTGGAAAAGAGCACCACCTGTTAGAAAAAGAAGAGTACAAGGAGAGCGAGAGGAGAGCACTCCCTCACATCTGCTCAGCTTAACACATGCCATGGCCTTCTCTGATTTAATAATgtagatagagagacagggaggaggaggagagcaggGTAGGGGAAGCGGGGGGGAAAGCAGGcagcattttaattgctttttagagaaaaaaaaagaaaaagaaacggAGATGAAAAACTAAGATTGCCTGAAGCTATATGGTGAAATTCTAACTGGGGGAACTGCAAGACCATATGAGAAAAGAAGCACCGCAGGCACAAAAGGGGGAATTGGTTTTCTTATTAAGTGTTTTGCATCAGTTTCCAGAatgggagggagagagagagagagagagtgagagagagagagagagagagagagagagagagagagagagagaacatgaaatgaaatgggaACATCTTTGCAATGACAAGATTTAAGTTGATTTAACACAAGAGCAGAAATAGCATAAGACATGAAACCAAATGTTCGACCTCATTCTTCAAACCAggttaaacaataaaactgCATTATTCTCACTGCATTTAAAACTGTCATATTGCTCCAACTGTGGTAAAGGATTGTGATTATTAGTCAGCCTCTGCATGAGGGTTGAATTcatgatgtgtttgtttttctgtcttcatCAGAATCAGTCGGCTGTTTAACGGCACGGAGCCCATCGTGTTGGACAGTCTGAAACAGCACTACTTTATTGACCGGGACGGGGAGATTTTCCGTTATATTCTCAGCTACCTCCGCACCAGCAAACTGCTTCTTCCTGAAGACTTCAAGGTAAATCTGTTCCGCAAGAACTAGAACATAATGCACAATCATTTCACTGTTTCGAggatagatatttatttatttatttatttatttatttaaagatcatttttattgattttcaaATTAAGAAAATACAACACCAAGATGTTCAgtgtaaacagtaaaatattagTCAACctctccaaaataaaaaaataaaattaaattaaatttagtataataaaataattgcataaaaataaaataataataataaataaaatgttaaaaataaattataataaattataaaattaaaaaaattggtaAGCAGTGGTCAACTGGAACATATAGACCCATACAGCTCATGTATTAAAATACTGCAGCTCATACAAATACTTTATAATCTATTTGGCATTCTTATAAGGAAAATGTCTAAAATTGTGCTAAAATTGTCTAAAGTGTGCTAAGGATACAACTGATTAAAGTACATCTGCATTCAGAAATGAGATTTCTACACGATTATAGAGATTGCTGTTCTGCAAAAGTCACATTTTCCCATTTAAAACAGGCTTTCTGAATATTTCATACTGTAACGTAATATAGTGGTATTCTGAAACTACGTAGTAGTCACATTAGCTGTGTGCTAGGTTAGCTAGATATCTCTAGCTAATATTAGTGATTAATAAAGTAGTCTTTATTGTTATGGTATAGGTAAACCACTGCAAACTAGCTTACTAGCACTAAGCTAGCTGGTTATCCAACtaagctaatgttagtgatttAACAAATAGCTTTGTTTGGTATATTTTAAGATTTAGCTACTGGTAAATATAATTCTGAGAAAATGACAAACCAGAATCAGACGCTGAAACCTCACTCTCATCTATATGTGACAAGCTAGTTTACTAACTTAGataatgttagttagctaggTGTTGGGCTACTGTATATTTAGACAGGTTTGACTACTGCTAAATATATTACTAAGGATATGATTAATCAGAATGCAGATACGGAAATCTCACAAGTGTCTACCTGCTAATTTACTAACTGTTTGCTGCCGTTAGCTATTTGAATTGAAAGGATGCGGCATTTCCAATGTGCATGTTCATGAATATTCAGCCTTATTCGATTGTGGCATTTGTAATAAGGGTGAAAGGGTAGAGTTGTTCCTAGGCttttgaaaaatattaatttgcataaatgaTTTTGGATGGGTTACAGTTACCTGGCCAGGGAAGCTTTAGGTCCAGCATAGCATCTAGCAAACAACATGATTCCGAATTGTGTACTGAAATTTCAGCAGCTCtttcaaaaaaacattttgtcctTCCCCGAGTTGCAACTCAACCAATAGAACATATCCTCATCATTAAGACTAGTCTGGACAGTCTCCTCCACAACCCCCAGCTCCTTCTGGATTTCACAGGATGCTGTGGAATAGTGAAAAGATGCATAGACAGCAGTTACAGCTCAAATCATTACATCTCATTACAGTCAAGCCTCACAGTTCAGCCAtcacactcttcacacactcttcaccctttGCAAGCTGGGAAATATGCAAATAGCGGCCACTGACTGAATTGATCATCATTTGCAGCCCCATCGAAATGCTGTAGGGCTTTAATTGTCCCAGACACGTGACTCTGACACACAGGGTTCACAAGATCAATCTGTTTGTCTTCATAGCATATCCAAATGGCGCCGACTCGCTCATCAACTCATTCACTCTTTGAACATGTTCGCAAATTTACAACAGTGAAAGCTATAATTCATTCCCAGTCTGAGGAACTTGTTACTTCAGATATATACTTAGTCGCTTGTCCCTTGAGGGGAATTTTGTAAAGTGTCAAACACAATTCTGACTATTTCTGCTAATGGAAATGCAATTCACTGCGCTTTTATCAATTTCTTTGTCTAGTACCAGCTTCAAAGCGCTGAAGCTATCACGAGAAGCTATTGAGTAGTCTTCCTTTATAGGTCTCCGTATTTACTGGATTAGGTTTTCAGAATGTTGCCTTGTAGAAGTCTCGACATATCTAACCCTCACTACAGACCGAGGATGAATAGCACCTTAAGACTTATATTTCCCTTTGAATTACCCCAAGCCTCCAGGCCTGAAGTCTTAGCATGCATGCTGAcggggagaaagagaaagaaataggcAGACGGGGTGGGGCGAGGGGCAAGCAAAAGCAGCTTCTTTTTGTGTGCATACTGAAAGTATGGAGTCTTAGACGCTGGGTAGTATTGTTCACTGTGGCATAGCCTGCAGGAAAATGAATAGTTCATACAAGGTGGAGATGAAGAGCTAACTTTTTGGAGATGCAGGGAGGGAAGAGATCGGTGTTACACAAGCTCCTCAACTGGAAACAGATCACAGTGCTTAATggcagagggacagagagggagagagagagagagaagatgagagaATTTCTGACTGTTACCTACCTTCAGTTGTGTTGCCTGCCTCAAtattagtgtgagtgttaaGGGTTGCCATGTCTTCAAAAGTCAAATGGACATTATTAAAATAGACCAAAACCACTCCAATGGTCAAAAAGGTCTAATTCCAAATGTTAAAAAGTCCAAAAAATCATGccaaatatattacattatttacaaaataacgTTGCATGATACAATTTAGTGAAGTAGCACTAAAACcatgtaactttttttaaacatcaatctcctaaaatggttttgtattatttcatatatattttgtgtGGTGATGttggaaaacccttcacatagtCAAATTTTGAAATACATACTGAATAACGCTCTTTTGCATGTGTCTCGaccacaagtaaagttctagcattttaaaatccggttaccccaaaagtgaaaaaggagaaaatttcATTTCAAGATTTCTTTCTGGCTGTGGCGCACGAGCATTGCGGACATTTTCGCAGCCGGGATCTGATCACAAACTGAATTTATTAGGCTGATGTCTGTTTcactatccaacaacttgatcaaatcctgacattcactgtgtgagaaaatcacacttagctagcatgAGTTTTATCTTCATGCAGTCTGACTGTTTCTACCACTTcattaaactggctccttatccAACCTCATCTTTGCAGATCTCTGGAAGATGaaacagtgtatatataaaaatattttttaatggtttCTTAAAGCAAAGGTGTCAATATATGgcttttttttggctgaattcAGCCTTAGAAACATCCACCTGGGTATTCCCAGATTTTACACTcgtatcataaataaataacatctaTGAGAATGAGTAAATCAGTTCACTAACACACAACAAGCACAAccatactgtaaaaaaaaccaTACAGATTTCTTATTGTAATACCTTACACTGTtactaatacattattttacctgttatttcaatatttccattttaaatataaccACAACCACATATTACCACAATTTGtctttgcattaaaaaataatttctactTCTTTGGCTTTCAAAACACTAACGCTATAATTACTCAAGTCAAAAATATCCCAATTCAATGCGGAAACCACATATCTGGCAACCTCAGTGAGCATGTCAGTCAGTCAAGAAGTTTAGAGTTGTAATAGCTCTAGTAGTAGTTTACCTGAGTGGTAAAAGGTCTTAATAAGGATATTTGCGTTCAGTCCTGTTGACTTTCTACAACCAGACATCTGTTAGCTTGTGtcagttttttatttctctcatattcGTAAGAAATTTATCTGTCTATTGTTAAGCGAGTGAGTTTTCATCTATGTTGTTTTAGTGCTGTGGCAGTGCCATCTGGTCTGGTGGAAAATGGTAGGGGTAAAAGGGCTGGGGTGAAGTGGCTTCAGGGCACTAAGACCCTCAGGACAATACAGCCAATCTGTGCTTCCAAACtagagaacgtgtgtgtgtgtgtgtgtgtgtgtgtgtgtgtaccacaGTATGAGCAATTTTACAGACCTACATGGCTCTGGGAGTTAGTATATAGCTGCTGTTTTGAGTAGTGATAATAAAACCATTGGGACCAGGATCCTTCTCATGTTTATTCTCATGGTCATATTTGACATAATCCTACACACAGACCGTATAGACTTGTGAGTTATTTGTGCTATATTGTGCAAGATAGTGTGCAacattggaatgaaatggaAATATTGTATAACAATAGGAAGTATTAAAACTATGGTTcagatattaataaaaaaaataaaaatttgcaGTCATTGTAATCTTggtcatatttacacacacagagctccttCATTAATTATAGCTCTGTTCTGATTGAACCTCATGGTAAtgtaactaaactaaactatatAAGTAAATGCACATAAAATAGAGTAATAATTAAACCTTGGAAAGGACACAGCCATGTGCGGTTTTACTGTTGTTGTGTGTAGCATGTGTCACGTAACATTGATGTTATATCAATTCTGCCTGGTAATACAGGTAAAATCCACAGATATTTATCCCATCCTAATCTCAAATTCCAAATTATTTTAACAACCACCTCTGGTCAAATGAATCTGACTAAGCAAGTTATCATAATGCTTGACCTTAATGATGATATGCTAACATTTTCTAAATTATTTACTGTTTTCCTTTAGAACATGGTGGTTTGACTCCAAGTGGCCATTATAATGAGATCTTCTGAACTGAATTTTAGTCTCTGGCTAATCTACAATCTATGTCGTTATGTTAGCATCTGACACTGCCCAAGTTAGCTAACCTTATCTAATTAGCTAGCATGGTTTACTAGTTGATATTTAGgctaatataaaatgaacaaataattgGAAAAGATTGGGAACATGCTTTAAGAGAACTCTTTGCTAGAGCAGCACCTCTATGTATTTGCTATTACAAGCACCTTCCTTCATCCATACACATGACTGTACATTGTCTGTATCCACGCTCACATCTGCTTCCTGCTCTGTGGGCTGTGTAGGAGTTCCAGCTGCTGTACGAGGAGGCGCGTTATTACCAGTTGAGCCCCATGGTGAAGGAGCTGGAGCGCTGGAAGCAGGAACGAGAGCAGCGGCGGGGAGCTCAGCCCTGTGAATGCCTGGTGGTGCGCGTGACCCCTGACCTTGGCGAGAGGATCGCCCTGAGTGGAGACAAAGCTCTCATCGAGGAGATCTTCCCCGAGACGGGCGACGTCATGTGCAACTCGGTCAACGCCGGCTGGAACCAGGACCCTACTCATGTTATTCGCTTTCCGCTGAACGGATACTGCAGACTCAATTCTGTACAGGTAGAGCTGCATGTTTCATACCTTCCTTACATGAATAAATGTTCTGTGAGGAAACTGGCACAAAGTCTAGAATTGGCAGGAAAGTTGACTAAGGTGTAGTAGAGCCAGGGATAGTTGCTGCTATTAGAAATAGTTTAGATTTGCTGATCACAGAAAGCATCAGTATGTGATTTGTATCACAACACAGTCTTTTATGTTCTGTGACCAATACCTATTGGATTCTACAAATCTTTTGCTTATCATATGCATAGCTCATGAACAGCACAGCAGCTTCCAAACATCTGACTGACGAATCTGGGAGAAAACAGAGATGTAGTAATGTGTGACTGACTCCAGAGGCGATTCTAGGGACTGTGGGGGCCCAAGGCAAGGGGCCCTCCCTGTGTATTTCAATCTATCTCTAATCAGGGATTATACAAGTGGCAATACcaagatgtcagaaaaaaaataataattgaccTAAGCTAAACTGTGGCATATACAGTAGAGTTATATAATAGGCTaaaacagaacacctttggcaAAATTTTGGCTTTTATTCTCTGTATATACTTTAAAATAGCAAGCCATCAAGACAATTTGagcaaaatgacaaagtccaCCCATAATGCTagctaaatatttaacattatttgctCCAAAccaagcaagctagctagctgcttGCTTGACAAAGTGATGCTGGGCTAGcattatgttattttatggCTTAGCCTATAGATATCATCCAAGATAATTATTTTGCTATTAGATTCTTTCCTCCACTTGCTATAgttctgctttctcttttcctcttcttcttgttttctctttctttttggcTTCCAGATATAAATTCTCTTCATTCTGAAAAGTGCAACAATTAGCTAGTGACATGGCACCCCTTTAAAGACCCCATCTGAGGTTTTGGGAAGTTCTGCACTTTGAGATTTGGATATTTTCATAGACATAAAACTCAGGGGCCCCAAGCAATTGCCTAACATGCCTGTCCCGTGGCTACGCCTCTGATTGACTCAGTTCTATCTATCATGTTGTAAAACAACTagataaatataacaatataaaaagaTAACTAGACTAGCTAGCATTAGATAATATACACCAGCAATGCTAGCAATACTTTTAACAAATCATCCAAATTGTATTTATGTAATAagaatactttatttaattttgatcCATTTTTGGTTGTagtattttgtataaatatatattgaatTG contains:
- the kctd15a gene encoding BTB/POZ domain-containing protein kctd15-like isoform X1, with product MTSKEGRSMSRLSLTRSPVSPLAAQGIPLPAQLTKANAPVHIDVGGHMYTSSLATLTKYPDSRISRLFNGTEPIVLDSLKQHYFIDRDGEIFRYILSYLRTSKLLLPEDFKEFQLLYEEARYYQLSPMVKELERWKQEREQRRGAQPCECLVVRVTPDLGERIALSGDKALIEEIFPETGDVMCNSVNAGWNQDPTHVIRFPLNGYCRLNSVQVLERLFQKGFTMVASCGGGVDSSQFSEYILSREERRCQTIHTPIRIKQEPLD
- the kctd15a gene encoding BTB/POZ domain-containing protein kctd15-like isoform X2 translates to MFETEGRSMSRLSLTRSPVSPLAAQGIPLPAQLTKANAPVHIDVGGHMYTSSLATLTKYPDSRISRLFNGTEPIVLDSLKQHYFIDRDGEIFRYILSYLRTSKLLLPEDFKEFQLLYEEARYYQLSPMVKELERWKQEREQRRGAQPCECLVVRVTPDLGERIALSGDKALIEEIFPETGDVMCNSVNAGWNQDPTHVIRFPLNGYCRLNSVQVLERLFQKGFTMVASCGGGVDSSQFSEYILSREERRCQTIHTPIRIKQEPLD
- the kctd15a gene encoding BTB/POZ domain-containing protein kctd15-like isoform X3 encodes the protein MCQKEGRSMSRLSLTRSPVSPLAAQGIPLPAQLTKANAPVHIDVGGHMYTSSLATLTKYPDSRISRLFNGTEPIVLDSLKQHYFIDRDGEIFRYILSYLRTSKLLLPEDFKEFQLLYEEARYYQLSPMVKELERWKQEREQRRGAQPCECLVVRVTPDLGERIALSGDKALIEEIFPETGDVMCNSVNAGWNQDPTHVIRFPLNGYCRLNSVQVLERLFQKGFTMVASCGGGVDSSQFSEYILSREERRCQTIHTPIRIKQEPLD